The genomic window GAGCGCGGCGATCAGCAGCACGCCGACCAGGACGATCCCGGTGATCGTGGCCGCGGGGCGTGCGCGCGCGCCGCGAACGCCTTCGGGCGTCGCGGGGCCCCCGCCTGCGGTGTCCACGCCTCCAGTGTAGGAAAAGCTCCTGTGGAGGCGCCGCGCGCGTCAGTCCATGACGAGCGATTGCACGATCGCGACCGCCGCCAGCTGACCGCCGGCGATGGCTGCGGCGAGCGAGAACAGGGGTCCCGGCAGGTGATCGGGGTGCGCCAGGTCGCCCACCGCGTAGACGTTCTCGATGCTCGTGCGCCCGAAGGGATCGGTGCGCACGGCCCCCGACTCCTGCAGCTCCACGCCGAGCCCCTCGACGAAGCCGGCCCGTGAGCTCCACGTCGGGGCGACGAACGCCCCGGCGACCTCGAGCGCCGAGCCGTCGGTGCGCTCGAGCGCGAGACCGTCGGTCGTCCCGGCGACGCGCACGAGGTCGGCGGGATCGACGAGGTGCACCTCGGATGCCACGGGCTCGAGCATGCGTCCGAGGGCTGCCGCGTGGGCGCTGCCGTTGACGATCGCCACCGGTCGGCCGGCGAACTCGTGACCGTGGCAGAACGGGCAGTTGGCGACGCGGTCGCCCCACTGCGCGGCGAGGCCGGGGATGTCGGGCAGCCGGTCGGCGACCCCCGTGGCGAGGATGACGGCGTGGGCGCGGAGGATCTCGTCGCCCACCGTGACGGTCACGGCGTCGGTCTCTCGGGCGACGGCCGAGACGGCGGCATCCCGGATCTCGACGTCGGGGTAGGCGGCGATCTCCTCCCGGCCGAGGCGGCGGAGCTCGGCGGGGTCGCGCCCGTCGTTCGTCAGCAGGTTGTGCGCGTGGCGCACGGTGCCGTTGCGGTAGTCGCCCGAGTCGAGCAGCAGGGTCCGGCGGTGCATGCGCCCGAGGGTGAGGGCCGCCTGCAGGCCCGCGGGGCCGCCTCCGATGATGATCGCGTCGTACACGATGAGCTCCTTCCGTTTGCGTTCTCGTCCATCCTGTGACTTCATGTCGACATGAAGTCAAGCGCGGCGAAGGACGGCGAGTCGATCGGCGAGGCGGCGGCGCGGTTCGGGCTCGAGACGCATGTCCTGCGGCACTGGGAGGACGCGGGACTCCTGGATCCGGCTCGGGATGCCGCGGGCCGACGCCGCTACGTCGAGGGCGACAGCGTGCGCATCGCGGTGATTTTGCGGAACAAGGCCGCGGGGCTCTCGCTCGACCAGATCCGGGTGCTGCTCGACGACGGAGCCCCCGACCGGCATCGCGTGCTCGAGGAGCACGTCGCGGAGTTGGACCGACGTGCGGCCGACATCGCCCAGGCCCGCGCCATGACCGAGCACGCCCTGCGCTGCCGCGCGCACGACATCACCGAGTGCCCGCGCTTCCGCAGCCACGTCGCCGACGTGCTGTCGGGGGAGGCGCGGTGGCTGCTCGTCCACACCGAGCCGATGGGCGGGCCCATCCCCAGCTCGCCGTCCGAGGCGACGCTCGTGGGTGAGTCAGGCCGTAAGCCGGTCGCGCTCGAAGTACCGCGCGTGGGTGCGCTGAACCGTTGCGAGTGAGTCGCTGTTGAGCGAGACGATTTCCCAGTCGTCGCTCTCGCGTGCGTCTTCCAACTCAAGACGAAGACGGAGCGCATCGCGATGGCCGGTCGAACCGGGGAAGCTGTGGACGCGACGTTCACCGCTCAGGCGGTTGTACTCGATGACGAATCCAGCCATGATCAGCCCCCCTCTTTCTCCGCGCGTTGATCGTGCAGCAGATTTCTTAGACGATCGAGATCAGAGCGGAGCTTCAGCTCGTTAGAAAGGTTCCGCTCTTCCAGTATTTCTACCCTACGGCGGGCTGCGCGGTAGTGCGCCCTGGTGCGAATCCCGTCGGGAAGTTCATCGAGAGACATCAGGAGAGTGGCGATCTCGTTGCGGTCCTTCTCGATCTGGGCAACCCTTTTCGTCGAGATCGCGCGAAGGGATAGAACGATCTGACGCTCGATCTCCCCTTCCGGCAGCGCTTCGTATCGGATACCCCGGCCGAACAGGTCGGCGGCGACCTCGTACATGTTTGCCCAGTCGCCCTGGAGGTGCGTCCGGACCTGCACTTCGACCCGAGCGTCGAGCCGCAACCACAGATGGACCGCGCGATACCCGGAATGTGGCGCACCGCGCATGTCTCGGACGCAGTCCGGAAGGGGATGTCGGAACAAGCCCGCGATGGCATTGACTACCGCATCCTGCTCGTCGAGTGTCATCTCCGCCTCGAAACGGACCCCGGCCACGTCTTGCACGCTGGGGAGAGGAGTGCGGGGGTCGCGCTGGAGCTTTTGGCGCAGGGTGTCCAGCGTCTTCGGGCGGGAGGTGATCTCGTAGGACCGACTTCCGAGGAGCGGCGTCCAATCCAACCCCCCGATCGCCGACTGGACGTATTCCGCGAGGTCGTTGTACCAGAGCATTACCTCGCCATAGGACGGGGTCGAGCCGCTGGGGGGCTCGCCTGTCCTGATCTGACGGCTCAGCCGCTTCAGCTGGTTCGCTGACCACGGCATCGGTTCCATGTACGGAGGCTAGCGGCGGCGAGTGCCGGCCCCGACGTTTTCCACAGGCCAGGCGGGCCCATCCCCAGCTCGCCGTCCGAGGCGACCCGCGCGAACTAGCATGGGCCGGTGACCACGCCGCCCCTTTCCGCCGAGCAGCAGGCGCTGTTCCGGCTGATCGAGGACACCCGCGAGCACGTCTTCGTCACCGGGCGCGCGGGCACGGGCAAGTCGACCCTCCTGCAGCACCTGGCGTGGAACACCAAGAAGCAGATCGCGGTCTGCGCACCCACGGGGGTGGCCGCGCTCAACGTCGAGGGACAGACGATCCACTCGCTGTTCCGCCTGCCGATCGGGCTCATCGCGAACGGCGATATCGACCAGAACGACGCCACGCGCAAGATCCTGAACGCCATCGACACCCTCGTGATCGACGAGATCTCGATGGTCAACGCCGACCTGATGGATGCCATCGACCGCTCGCTCCGCCAGGCGCGCGGTCGACGCTCGGAGCCGTTCGGCGGCACCCAGATCGTCATGTTCGGCGACCCGTACCAGCTGGCGCCCGTGCCGCCGCGTGGGGACGAGGCGCGCTACATCCGAGATCACTACCGCTCGTTCTGGTTCTTCGACGCGAAGGTGTGGTCGGGCGAGGCCGCCAGCGACGGTCTCATCGACATCGGCCGCCACGGGGCCGACCTGCACGTGAACGAGCTCGTCGAGATCCACCGGCAGTCCGACCCCGGGTTCAAGCAGCTGCTGAACGCCGTGCGGTACGGCCGGGTCACCGCCGAGATGGCCGGGGTGCTCAACACCGCGGGTGCGCGCACGCCCCCGCACCCGGCCGACGGCGAGCACCCGATCATCACGCTCGCGACCCGCAACGACCGCGTCAACACGATCAACCGCAAGCACCTCGATGAGCTCATCGGTCGCACGCAGACCGCGAACGCCGAGATCTCGGGCGACTTCGGGCGCGGCGAGGCGAACTACCCGGCCGAGATGGAGCTGACGCTCAAGGTCGGTGCACAGGTGATGTTCCTGCGCAACGACGGCGCGCAGTTCGGCGAGGCTCCGCGCTGGGTCAACGGCACGATCGGCACCGTGACCCGCATCGCCGGCGACAGCGTGCGCGTCGAGGTCGACGGCATCCAGCACGATGTCGAGCCGGCCGTGTGGGAGAGGTACCGCTACGCGTACGACCCGGGGACCAAGAACCTCTCGCGCGAGATCGTCGCGGAGTTCACGCAGTTCCCGCTGCGCCTGGCGTGGGCCGTGACGATCCACAAGTCTCAGGGCAAGACCTACGACCGAGCGGTCGTCGACCTCGGGGCGGGGGCCTTCGCCCCGGGGCAGACCTACGTCGCCCTCAGCCGTCTCACCTCGCTCGACGGCCTCTACCTCACGCGGCCGCTCAAGCCGAGCGACATCCGGGTCGACGAGGACGTCCGACGCTTCATGAAGCAGGCGTGGCTCTCGCGGCAGGACGCCGCGAAGGCGTGAGCCTCACGCGACCTGGTGGGCCTTCGCGCGGGTGAGGTCGGCGAACAGCTCGGTGGTGAACCGGTACGCGACGAGCACCTCGGCGATCACCCGCTCCTTCTCGCGGTCGTCCCACGGCGCGGCGTCGAGCTGTTCGCGATAGACGGTCTTGAACGCCTTGGGATCGGCGATGTCGCCGAACAGCAGGAAGCCGATGCCGTTGGTCTCGAAACCGAACCGGCGCCGCATCAGGCGGCCGATCGACGGACCGCCCGACAGATCGCCGAGCAGGCGGGTGTAGTGGTGGGCGACGAAACCGCCGGGCCAGGTGGCGGCCACGCGGCGGATACGCGACACGTAGGCCTGCGTCGTGGGAAGAGGGGCGATGCGCTCGCGCCAGTCGGCACCGATCAAGAAGGCCAGGTCGGCCTCGAGAGCGGGAAGACGCGAGAGTCGGCCTTGGAGGAACACGGATGCCACGGGATCGGTCCGCATGCGGCTCGCCGCCTCTTCGAGGGCCGCGTAGATGAACCAGTGCTGGGCGATGAGGGCGATGTAGTCGTCGCGCGTGCCGGCGCCCGTGAGCAGGTCGGTCATGAAACCGTCGCACTCGCTGGGGGAGTGCGCGTCGCTGGAACGCTCGCGCAGAGCTGTCGAGAACGGGACGACGGCGTTCATGCGGCCATCTTACGCACAGAGTTAGGTTCCCCTAACCCCTATTTCCCTCCGGGCTCGCTCGGCGTCAGCCGCGTCGTGATGCAGACGTGACGGTAACGGGGGCGCAAGCGGCCCTTTCGTTCAGGTGCCGTGTGTTTGAATCTTCGGAGCGGGCGCTTCGTCGCGCGCGGAAGTGCTGGGGGTTTCACATGCGGGCATGGCGTCGTTCCGCGGCCATCGCGATCGCGGGCGCGAGCGTGCTCGCCGTCGTCCTGAGCGGCTGCACGCCGGAAGGCTCGGTCTCGGTCAACGTCCCCGCGCAGGTCGACGCGCCGCTGCCCGAGGCGACGGTGACCGAGCTGCAGAACGCCGTGACCGCGGCCATGACCGCGACGGGCTCCACTGGCGCGATCGTGGGCGTCTGGGCGCCGTGGAGCGGCACGTGGGTGTCGGGCATGGGAACCCAGGGACCCGGCGGCGCAGAGGTCACCGCGGACCTCGGATTCCGCGCGGGCGATGTCACCGGCGCGATGACGTGCGACGTGCTCTACCGCTTGGCCGCAGACGGCAAGGCGTCGCTGAGCGATCCCGTCACCAACTGGGTCAGCAACCTCCCCGGGTACGAGGACATCACGCTCCGTCAACTCTGCGACGGCACCTCGGGCCTCGCGTCCTACACCTCGGTGCTCGACGGCCAGGTGGCGAAGAACCCCGAGCGCGTGTGGAACCCGCGCGAGCTCATGACCTACGGCATCGCGAGCCCCCGGACCAACGCCCCCGGTGTGGCCTTCTCCGACTCGGCGACCGACTACGTGCTCGCCGGTCTCGCCGCCGAGCGCATCGCCAACGAGCCGCTCTCCCAGCTCATCGCCGAGCGCGTCACCGAGCCCCTGGGCCTCGGCGCGACCGGACTCCCCGACCCCGCCCCGGCGGATCCGGCAGCGGTCTCGCTCTCGGGCTACTGGTCGCAGCAGAACGCCGAGGGCGCCTGGAACTGCACCGACCCGGGCGACTACACCGACATGTCCTCGAGCTACGGCGGCGCCGCGGCGGGAGCCGTGACGAACATCACCGATCTGGGGCGGTACGCGCAGGCGCTCGCCACGGGTGCGCTCCTGCCCGCCGGGAACGACCGATTCGCCGCCCCCGTGCCCGTCGGCGGCGATCAGCCCACGTGGTTCACCGCCGCGGGCGGCGCCTTCCAGGCGGGATCGCTCATCGGTCAGTACGGATCGACCCCGGGGTACCTGGTCGGCGCCTTCGCCGACCCGACGACGGGGATGTCCATCGCGGTCGTGCTGAACAACTCCGGCGGCAACAAGACCACGGGCGCGTGGCTGGCCTGGGAGCTCGCGGCGATCGCGTCGAAGGCTCCGGCCGCCCAGGGGCAGACGGCTCCGCAGGCGGGGCTGCCGTGGACCGCCGAGCAGATGCGTGACAACATCGCCGGCAACGCCATCTGCGCTCCTCCCGCCGGATGACCCCGCGATGACCGCGCGCGGCGGGCAGGGGTCGGCCGCCTCGCTCGTGCTCGTCGGACTGGCGTGCCAGGAGGTCGGCGCGTCGTTCGCCGTGATGCTTTTCCCCGAGACCGGACCGCTCGGCATCGTCATGCTGCGGCTGCTCTTCTCGGCCGTCCTGCTGCTCATCATCGCCCGCCCGCGTCTGCGCGGGCACACGGGCTCCGCGTGGCGCTCCGTGGTCGGTTTCGGCGTGGTGCTGGCATCCATGAACGGACTGTTCTACCTCGCATTGGAGCGGCTGCCGCTGGGCGTGACCGTGACCATCGAGGTGCTCGGGCCCCTCACGCTGTCGATCCTCACCGCGACGGGTGTCGCCCGCTGGGTGTGGGCCGGACTCGCGCTGGGCGGCGTCGTCGCCCTCGGAGCCGGAGGATGGGACCGCCTGGACGCCCTCGGCGTGCTCTTCGCGTTGGGCGCAGCGGTGAGCTGGGCCCTGTACATCCTCGCCTCGGCGCGGGTGGGTCGGGAGTTCCCGCGACTCGACGGCCTCGCGCTCGCGATGGCCGTGGGGGCCGTCATCGCCCTGCCGTTCGGCATCGCCCAGGCCGGATCGGCCCTGTTGCGCCCCGACATCCTGGCCCTCGGCGCCGCGGTCGCGCTGCTGTCGTCGACCATCCCCTACGCCCTGGAACTCGTCGCCCTCCGCCGTCTGGCGGCGTCTGCCTTCGCGATCCTGATGAGCCTCGGCCCGGCCACCGCCTCGATCGCCGGGTTCCTGCTGCTCGGTCAGCACCTGTCGTGGCTCGAGCTGGCCGGAATCGCCCTGGTGATCACGGCCAGCATCGGCGCCGTCCTCGCCGCCGCGCGCCGCAGCGCCGGGGCGCGGCATTTGGGACCGGACGCCGAAGAACCCCTCAGCGAGCCGATCGGCTGAGCGGATGCCATGACCCCGGCGACTCCGCAAGGGGTCTCTCGCGCACCCGGGCGGTGGCGAGGATGACCGGATGAGCGACGACGATCAGACGAAGAAGGATTTCGACGAGGCGGTCAACATGACCGCGAGCGAGCTGAAGAAGTGGCTCGACACCGACGAGTCGAAGTCCGTCGGCCAGAAGAAGGACGGCGGGGAGTCGACCGGGCACGAGAGCGGGCGGCACATCGTGCGCATCCTCGAGAAGAGGAAGGCCGACCTCACCGACGACGACTACGCGCACATGCGCAAGGTCGTCGGCTACGTCAAACGGCACAGCGCGCAGAAGCCGAAGGGCGACATCACCGACACCGACTGGCGGTACTCGCTCATGAACTGGGGCAACGACCCGAAGAAGTGACCCCGTAAGGACATCGTGAGGGTCGGCGCGACGGGGCCCGCGCGCATAGGCATCCGGGGTACAACGGACTCATGCCCATCATCGACAGCGCCGTGTACGTCGACGGTCACCGCATCGAGAACCCGGCCAGCCTCGACCAGACCTTCGAGTACATGGAGGCCCACGGCGGTATGGCGTGGATCGGCCTGTTGCGGCCCTCGCCCGAGGAGCTCGAGCGCGTCGCCGCCGAGTTCTCGCTGCACCCGCTCGCCGTCGAGGACGCTCTCGCCGGCCACCAGCGCGCGAAGCTCGAGCGCTACGGGGGCAACCTCTTCGCGGTGCTCCGACCCGCGCGCTACATCGACGAGACCGAGACGGTGGAGTTCGGCGAGCTCCACGTCTTCATCGGCCCCGACTACGTCGTGACCGTGCGTCACGCCGAGGTTCCCGACCTCTCGCAGGTGCGCCGAAGACTCGAGAAGAACCCCGACCTGCTCGCGCGCGGTCCCGAGGCGGTGCTCTACGCGATCCTCGACGAGGTCGTCGACCAGTACGACCCCGTGGCCCGCGGCCTGCAGAACGATGTCGACGAGATCGAGGACCAGCTGTTCGGCGAGGGCGGCGCGGATCTCACGCAGCGCATCTACGAGCTCGCGCGCGAGGTCATCCACTTCCAGCGGGCGACCGAACCCCTGCGCGACATGCTCGAAGCCCTGCTGCGCGGGGCCGACAAGTACGGCGTCGACCTCGAGCTGCAGCGCTCGCTGCGCGACGTGCTCGATCACGTACTGCGACAGTGCGAGAAGCTCACGGCGCTCCGGGCGATCCTCGACAACGCTCTCACCGTCAACGCGACGCTGGTGACGCAGCGACAGACCGAGACCTCGCTGAAGCAGAACGAAGAGGTCAAGAAGATCTCGGGGTGGGCGGCCATCCTGTTCGCGCCGTCCCTCGTGGGCGGCATCTACGGCATGAACTTCAAGAACATGCCCGAGCTCGATTGGACCTTCGGGTACCCCATGGCCCTCGCCCTGATGGCCGCCACCTCGATCGGACTGTGGTTCGCGTTCAAGCGCAAGCAGTGGCTCTGAACGCTCCCGCCGGGGCACGGCATCCGATGCGGGATGCCGACACTGCGGCGCGCTTGCTGGACAGACGCTGCGCAATTCGCACGATGGGTACGTGACCGACTCCTCCCCCCGCTCGAGCGACGCCGCAGAGCCGCCCCGCACCACCTCGACCGTGCAGCTCGAGGACGACGGGTACCACAAGCGCCTGACGTCGCGTCAGGTGCAGATGATCGCGATCGGCGGTGCGATCGGAACGGGCCTGTTCCTCGGCGCCGGCGGCCGCCTCGCGCAGGCCGGCCCCGCGATCGTGCTCTCCTACGCCGTGTGCGGGTTGTTCGCGTTCTTCATCCTCCGCGCGCTCGGCGAGCTCGTCCTGCACCGCCCCACGTCGGGGTCGTTCGTGTCGTACGCGCGCGAGTTCTTCGGTGAGAAGGCCGCGTTCGTCTCGGGCTGGTTCTACTGGATCAACTGGGCCACGACGACCATGGTCGACATCACCGCCGCCGCGCTCTACATGAACTTCTTCGGCAAGTACGTGCCGTGGATCGGCGCCGTCCCGCAGTGGGTGTGGGCGCTCGCCGCCCTCGTGACGGTCCTCGCCGTCAACCTCGTCTCGGTCAAGGTGTTCGGCGAGCTGGAGTTCTGGTTCGCGCTCATCAAGGTCGCCGCCCTCGTGGCGTTCCTGCTCGTCGGCATCTACTTCGTCGTCTTCGGC from Microbacterium testaceum includes these protein-coding regions:
- a CDS encoding serine hydrolase domain-containing protein — encoded protein: MRAWRRSAAIAIAGASVLAVVLSGCTPEGSVSVNVPAQVDAPLPEATVTELQNAVTAAMTATGSTGAIVGVWAPWSGTWVSGMGTQGPGGAEVTADLGFRAGDVTGAMTCDVLYRLAADGKASLSDPVTNWVSNLPGYEDITLRQLCDGTSGLASYTSVLDGQVAKNPERVWNPRELMTYGIASPRTNAPGVAFSDSATDYVLAGLAAERIANEPLSQLIAERVTEPLGLGATGLPDPAPADPAAVSLSGYWSQQNAEGAWNCTDPGDYTDMSSSYGGAAAGAVTNITDLGRYAQALATGALLPAGNDRFAAPVPVGGDQPTWFTAAGGAFQAGSLIGQYGSTPGYLVGAFADPTTGMSIAVVLNNSGGNKTTGAWLAWELAAIASKAPAAQGQTAPQAGLPWTAEQMRDNIAGNAICAPPAG
- a CDS encoding ATP-dependent DNA helicase — protein: MTTPPLSAEQQALFRLIEDTREHVFVTGRAGTGKSTLLQHLAWNTKKQIAVCAPTGVAALNVEGQTIHSLFRLPIGLIANGDIDQNDATRKILNAIDTLVIDEISMVNADLMDAIDRSLRQARGRRSEPFGGTQIVMFGDPYQLAPVPPRGDEARYIRDHYRSFWFFDAKVWSGEAASDGLIDIGRHGADLHVNELVEIHRQSDPGFKQLLNAVRYGRVTAEMAGVLNTAGARTPPHPADGEHPIITLATRNDRVNTINRKHLDELIGRTQTANAEISGDFGRGEANYPAEMELTLKVGAQVMFLRNDGAQFGEAPRWVNGTIGTVTRIAGDSVRVEVDGIQHDVEPAVWERYRYAYDPGTKNLSREIVAEFTQFPLRLAWAVTIHKSQGKTYDRAVVDLGAGAFAPGQTYVALSRLTSLDGLYLTRPLKPSDIRVDEDVRRFMKQAWLSRQDAAKA
- a CDS encoding NAD(P)/FAD-dependent oxidoreductase, whose product is MYDAIIIGGGPAGLQAALTLGRMHRRTLLLDSGDYRNGTVRHAHNLLTNDGRDPAELRRLGREEIAAYPDVEIRDAAVSAVARETDAVTVTVGDEILRAHAVILATGVADRLPDIPGLAAQWGDRVANCPFCHGHEFAGRPVAIVNGSAHAAALGRMLEPVASEVHLVDPADLVRVAGTTDGLALERTDGSALEVAGAFVAPTWSSRAGFVEGLGVELQESGAVRTDPFGRTSIENVYAVGDLAHPDHLPGPLFSLAAAIAGGQLAAVAIVQSLVMD
- a CDS encoding DUF3140 domain-containing protein, which codes for MSDDDQTKKDFDEAVNMTASELKKWLDTDESKSVGQKKDGGESTGHESGRHIVRILEKRKADLTDDDYAHMRKVVGYVKRHSAQKPKGDITDTDWRYSLMNWGNDPKK
- a CDS encoding MerR family transcriptional regulator, which encodes MKSSAAKDGESIGEAAARFGLETHVLRHWEDAGLLDPARDAAGRRRYVEGDSVRIAVILRNKAAGLSLDQIRVLLDDGAPDRHRVLEEHVAELDRRAADIAQARAMTEHALRCRAHDITECPRFRSHVADVLSGEARWLLVHTEPMGGPIPSSPSEATLVGESGRKPVALEVPRVGALNRCE
- a CDS encoding EamA family transporter is translated as MTARGGQGSAASLVLVGLACQEVGASFAVMLFPETGPLGIVMLRLLFSAVLLLIIARPRLRGHTGSAWRSVVGFGVVLASMNGLFYLALERLPLGVTVTIEVLGPLTLSILTATGVARWVWAGLALGGVVALGAGGWDRLDALGVLFALGAAVSWALYILASARVGREFPRLDGLALAMAVGAVIALPFGIAQAGSALLRPDILALGAAVALLSSTIPYALELVALRRLAASAFAILMSLGPATASIAGFLLLGQHLSWLELAGIALVITASIGAVLAAARRSAGARHLGPDAEEPLSEPIG
- a CDS encoding heme oxygenase (biliverdin-producing), giving the protein MNAVVPFSTALRERSSDAHSPSECDGFMTDLLTGAGTRDDYIALIAQHWFIYAALEEAASRMRTDPVASVFLQGRLSRLPALEADLAFLIGADWRERIAPLPTTQAYVSRIRRVAATWPGGFVAHHYTRLLGDLSGGPSIGRLMRRRFGFETNGIGFLLFGDIADPKAFKTVYREQLDAAPWDDREKERVIAEVLVAYRFTTELFADLTRAKAHQVA
- the corA gene encoding magnesium/cobalt transporter CorA, which produces MPIIDSAVYVDGHRIENPASLDQTFEYMEAHGGMAWIGLLRPSPEELERVAAEFSLHPLAVEDALAGHQRAKLERYGGNLFAVLRPARYIDETETVEFGELHVFIGPDYVVTVRHAEVPDLSQVRRRLEKNPDLLARGPEAVLYAILDEVVDQYDPVARGLQNDVDEIEDQLFGEGGADLTQRIYELAREVIHFQRATEPLRDMLEALLRGADKYGVDLELQRSLRDVLDHVLRQCEKLTALRAILDNALTVNATLVTQRQTETSLKQNEEVKKISGWAAILFAPSLVGGIYGMNFKNMPELDWTFGYPMALALMAATSIGLWFAFKRKQWL